The following coding sequences lie in one Mesorhizobium sp. NZP2298 genomic window:
- a CDS encoding TetR/AcrR family transcriptional regulator: MGKLETSSAWSSAVTITSAAPDSVVGRLTVPGGRSAGSPLGLLTDFAGQLASAGAASALGPTRKAQEIECRTSLFSRHVEGRLKGEATLLFSDGSTMNWQILVHDEEGKAVCAVSMTHLVVQAEPKAIGEPAEPLSNSGAPVSDDASSDETMSPADKRRAQIAAAAAAVIARKGFGNATMREIADTAGMHVPTMYQYVASKDEMLELVYIWTMARVRTDVDLATVNCSTATEKLRATITAIIDKGDRFGRDVGVLNRELKSLSPAARIRVLAEYRKLLLQIAQLVSEGIAAGEFRAVEPEIAANFVDAVCDIWALRPFAVRQFGQAAFHDEVAELILRGLRN, from the coding sequence ATGGGAAAGCTCGAAACGTCTTCGGCATGGTCGTCAGCGGTGACGATCACCTCCGCCGCGCCGGACAGTGTGGTCGGGCGCCTGACGGTCCCAGGCGGGCGTTCGGCAGGCTCGCCGCTGGGTCTGCTGACGGATTTCGCGGGCCAGCTCGCGTCCGCCGGTGCCGCCTCGGCACTTGGCCCGACGCGCAAGGCGCAAGAGATCGAATGCCGGACAAGTTTGTTTTCCCGCCATGTCGAAGGCCGGTTGAAAGGCGAGGCGACCTTGCTCTTCAGCGATGGCTCGACAATGAACTGGCAGATCCTGGTCCATGACGAGGAAGGCAAGGCGGTTTGCGCCGTCAGCATGACCCATCTGGTCGTGCAGGCCGAGCCGAAGGCCATCGGCGAGCCGGCCGAACCCCTGTCGAATTCAGGCGCGCCGGTGTCCGATGACGCTTCGTCGGACGAAACGATGAGCCCGGCCGACAAAAGACGCGCCCAGATTGCCGCTGCCGCCGCCGCCGTCATTGCCCGCAAGGGCTTTGGCAATGCCACCATGCGCGAAATCGCGGACACGGCTGGCATGCATGTGCCGACGATGTACCAATATGTCGCCAGCAAGGATGAAATGCTCGAGCTGGTCTATATCTGGACCATGGCGCGGGTGCGCACCGACGTAGACCTGGCCACCGTCAATTGCAGCACGGCCACCGAAAAGCTTCGCGCCACCATCACGGCGATCATAGACAAGGGCGATCGCTTCGGCAGGGATGTCGGCGTGCTCAACCGCGAACTCAAATCCCTGTCGCCGGCCGCCAGGATTCGCGTTCTGGCAGAATATCGCAAGCTGCTGCTGCAGATCGCGCAACTCGTCAGCGAAGGAATAGCGGCGGGAGAGTTCCGTGCTGTCGAGCCCGAGATCGCCGCCAATTTTGTCGATGCGGTTTGCGATATCTGGGCATTGCGACCCTTCGCGGTCAGACAGTTCGGCCAGGCCGCATTTCACGACGAGGTCGCCGAACTCATTTTGCGTGGGTTGAGGAACTGA
- a CDS encoding MarR family winged helix-turn-helix transcriptional regulator, translating into MSSNDTGPGEPDRFSTPCQTHGDQDLADLARGSGLSEAAAEAVAAIDAVMNKVRRSVQRREFGRLILERIDPSLEVSHLDAIIALSAIVGDTPQDEVTVGIIAERMGIDPSRASRISADLVERGYAFRVASQLDARRICLKLTAKSERLVTAVRQTKLRIFAGALAQWDEQELVTFATLLERFAGWAIDEAGMRRSADAVKQMMDETEPVLEPPEAK; encoded by the coding sequence ATGAGCAGCAACGATACCGGGCCGGGCGAGCCCGACCGATTTTCCACACCGTGCCAGACGCATGGCGATCAGGATCTGGCGGATCTGGCGCGCGGCAGTGGCCTGTCGGAAGCGGCGGCCGAGGCTGTCGCCGCCATCGATGCGGTGATGAACAAGGTGCGCCGCTCGGTGCAGCGCCGGGAATTCGGTCGCTTGATCCTGGAGCGCATCGATCCCTCGCTGGAAGTGAGCCATCTCGATGCGATCATAGCGCTCAGCGCGATCGTCGGCGACACGCCGCAGGACGAGGTGACGGTCGGCATCATCGCCGAACGCATGGGGATCGATCCCTCCCGCGCCAGCCGCATCTCGGCCGATCTCGTCGAACGCGGTTACGCCTTCCGCGTCGCATCGCAACTCGATGCCCGGCGCATTTGCCTGAAACTCACCGCCAAGAGCGAGCGCCTGGTGACGGCGGTGCGCCAGACCAAATTGCGGATCTTCGCCGGAGCACTCGCGCAATGGGACGAGCAGGAACTGGTGACGTTCGCCACCCTGCTGGAACGCTTCGCCGGTTGGGCCATCGACGAAGCGGGGATGCGCAGGTCGGCGGATGCCGTCAAGCAGATGATGGACGAGACCGAACCGGTGCTGGAACCGCCCGAGGCGAAATAG